In Carya illinoinensis cultivar Pawnee chromosome 16, C.illinoinensisPawnee_v1, whole genome shotgun sequence, a single window of DNA contains:
- the LOC122299075 gene encoding uncharacterized protein LOC122299075, translating to MKTLNLHLINSSTVYSIAYFGKMLSGEKVSSEDSSSLLVTHTLRNNPMCTCGSPASLRTSNTPRNPGRSFFGCSKYNSQGLPHCNYFKWADSDSCHEKEKEIEMLRKEEKLQKTQLEVQQHIKEVRRREEEVQRREEEVRRREEEVRSWMEEIQNWMEEIRKREGELFKRDLGVQRQCPSVWLYCIICILLYLYFSRS from the exons ATGAAGACACTTAATTTGCACCTTATCAACAGTTCAACAGTATACTCCATTGCCTATTTTGGCAAAATGTTGTCTGGAGAAAAGGTATCGAGTGaagattcttcttctttactTGTTACTCATACTTTGAGAAACAATCCAATGTGTACTTGTGGGTCACCCGCTTCACTTAGAACATCGAATACGCCACGAAATCCAGGTCGATCATTCTTTGGGTGTTCAAAGTACAATTCTCAG GGGTTACCACACTGCAACTATTTCAAATGGGCAGATAGCGATAGCTgccatgaaaaagaaaaagaaattgagatgTTAAGGAAGGAGGAAAAACTTCAGAAAACACAGTTAGAGGTTCAACAACATATTAAAGAGGttcgaagaagagaggaagaggttcaaagaagagaggaagaggttcgaagaagagaggaagaggttcGAAGTTGGATGGAAGAGATTCAAAATTGGATGGAAGAGATTCGAAAAAGAGAGGGCGAACTTTTCAAGAGGGACTTGGGAGTCCAGCGTCAATGCCCAAGTGTTTGGCtctattgtataatttgtatccTACTTTATTTGTACTTCTCACGATCGTAG
- the LOC122298397 gene encoding mitogen-activated protein kinase kinase kinase 5-like isoform X1, translating into MLSFFKHSSSSSSSSKSSTSSSSSLKSSSPSVSAPTPGDGAFPKRLGQIQSFTQRRLTRQRKLRHASDRDLGLQLSEGSYLSLPGSPKKSHSWGEPEHWSCSAVPQRLPLPELSSSWRPESTALNSGHARLGSPKEGSGFSLGRNNVDNFATNSMKLTSNYHMRFSPDVYVESNNYNLKLNIPARSCQISAFSSPVVSPQRQNARELFPPSVNPSSLKYSNNYCRGFFQDLNDECVNGDFRLKVPVRSAPTSVFSSPVGSPRRLSSRDLFPSSLAFQEYQHNNVCCYSNVPPTRTMPGPDQSPLHGPILQSSHPSHKSSNRTVFPSHHKLASESYVERPEISAHPLPLPPGAVLSPQSSMQPQSTTVQHVIEQPCVSSFAGQWIKGKLIGHGTFGSVYLATNRESGALCAMKEVDIIPDDPKSVECVKQLEQEIKILSQLKHPNIVQYFGSEIIDDRFYIYLEYVHPGSINKYVNEHCGAITESVVRNFTRHILSGLAFLHSKKTIHRDIKGANLLVDASGIVKLADFGLSKHLAGESCNLSLKGSPYWMAPEVMQAAMQNSKNPNLALAIDIWSLGCTVIEMLNGKPPWCEFSGPQAMFKVLNRSPLIPETLSSEGKDFLQRCFRRNPAERPTASMLLEHPFVQNSHDRNVSVCLQAFSTVDLMDKQHTVGDDTEIKEVMSIGTRIMSRNLPFIGATCQHYGSCKCPKAFYHPPFVPQALPALSKTEFTHSSHSCSPSNIFNNVSLGTVNSHSLVHTRTHGREVSHL; encoded by the exons atgctttcttttttcaaacattcttcttcttcttcttcttcatcaaaatcatcaacatcttcttcttcttctttgaaatCTTCATCTCCCTCTGTTTCTGCTCCAACGCCCGGTGATGGTGCTTTCCCCAAGAGGCTGGGACAAATACAATCGTTTACCCAGAGGCGGCTCACTCGACAGAGGAAGCTCCGACATGCCAGTGACCGAGACCTCGGCTTGCAGTTGAGTGAAGGGTCGTATTTATCGCTGCCTGGTTCGCCCAAGAAATCGCATTCATGGGGTGAACCGGAGCACTGGTCATGCTCAGCGGTGCCGCAAAGGTTGCCGCTTCCTGAATTGTCTTCAAGTTGGAGACCAGAGTCAACGGCATTGAATTCAGGGCATGCTCGTCTCGGATCACCGAAAGAAGGGTCGGGCTTTTCCTTGGGGAG GAACAACGTAGATAATTTTGCCACGAATTCAATGaaacttacaagtaattatcACATGAGATTCTCCCCAGATGTATATGTTGAATCCAATAATTACAATTTGAAGCTGAATATTCCTGCCAGGAGCTGCCAGATAAGTGCTTTTTCAAGTCCTGTTGTTAGCCCTCAAAGACAAAACGCTCGGGAGCTTTTTCCTCCTTCTGTCAACCCAAGTTCACTCAAGTATTCAAACAATTATTGTCGGGGATTCTTTCAAGATTTAAATGATGAATGTGTCAATGGAGACTTCAGGCTGAAAGTTCCTGTTAGGAGCGCTCCCACTAGTGTTTTTTCAAGTCCTGTTGGAAGCCCACGAAGATTGAGTTCTAGGGAtctctttccttcttctctggcttttcaagaatatcagcataACAATGTTTGTTGTTATTCAAATGTGCCACCAACGAGAACCATGCCTGGTCCTGATCAGTCTCCTCTACATGGCCCAATACTCCAAAGTTCCCATCCCTCCCACAAAAGTTCAAACAGAACTGTGTTTCCTTCACACCATAAACTTGCGTCAGAGAGTTATGTGGAAAGGCCTGAGATCAGTGCCCACCCTTTGCCACTTCCTCCAGGAGCAGTACTATCACCACAATCGTCTATGCAACCACAATCAACTACCGTACAGCatgtgatcgaacaaccatgtGTATCATCTTTTGCAGGTCAATGGATAAAAGGAAAACTCATTGGGCATGGTACATTTGGAAGCGTATACCTTGCAACCAATAG AGAGTCTGGAGCTTTATGCGCAATGAAGGAAGTTGATATCATTCCTGATGATCCTAAATCTGTTGAATGTGTAAAGCAGTTGGAGCAG GAAATAAAAATCCTCAGTCAACTAAAGCATCCAAACATTGTGCAGTATTTTGGCAGTGAGATA ATTGATGATCGCTTTTACATATACTTGGAGTATGTTCATCCtggatcaataaataaatatgtaaatgaACATTGTGGAGCTATTACTGAATCTGTGGTTCGCAATTTCACTCGACATATTCTCTCTGGGTTGGCTTTCTTGCATAGCAAAAAGACAATCCATAG GGATATCAAAGGTGCAAATTTGCTTGTTGATGCATCCGGCATCGTTAAACTTGCAGATTTTGGGCTATCTAAACAT CTTGCAGGAGAATCATGTAATCTTTCTTTGAAGGGTAGTCCATACTGGATGGCTCCAGAG GTCATGCAAGCTGCAatgcaaaatagtaaaaatccTAACCTTGCTTTGGCTATTGACATATGGAGTTTGGGTTGCACCGTCATTGAAATGCTGAACGGAAAACCCCCTTGGTGTGAGTTTTCAGGG CCTCAAGCTATGttcaaagttttgaatagaTCCCCACTCATTCCGGAAACATTATCCTCAGAGGGAAAGGATTTCCTCCAACGGTGTTTTCGAAGAAATCCTGCAGAGCGGCCAACAGCTAGTATGCTACTGGAGCATCCTTTTGTACAAAATTCACATGATCGGAATGTTTCAGTCTGTTTGCAGGCATTTTCTACTGTTGATCTTATG GATAAGCAGCATACCGTCGGAGATGACACGGAGATTAAAGAAGTGATGTCAATTGGCACACGAATCATGAGCAGGAATCTGCCCTTTATTGG TGCAACCTGCCAACATTATGGTTCTTGTAAGTGCCCTAAGGCTTTCTATCATCCTCCATTCGTGCCTCAAGCTTTACCCGCCCTATCTAAGACAGAGTTTACTCATAGTTCACATAGTTGCAGCCCTTCAAATATTTTCAACAATGTGTCCCTTGGCACTGTCAACAGCCATTCACTTGTACATACAAGGACTCATGGAAGGGAAGTTTCACACCTCTGA
- the LOC122298397 gene encoding mitogen-activated protein kinase kinase kinase 5-like isoform X2, protein MLSFFKHSSSSSSSSKSSTSSSSSLKSSSPSVSAPTPGDGAFPKRLGQIQSFTQRRLTRQRKLRHASDRDLGLQLSEGSYLSLPGSPKKSHSWGEPEHWSCSAVPQRLPLPELSSSWRPESTALNSGHARLGSPKEGSGFSLGRSCQISAFSSPVVSPQRQNARELFPPSVNPSSLKYSNNYCRGFFQDLNDECVNGDFRLKVPVRSAPTSVFSSPVGSPRRLSSRDLFPSSLAFQEYQHNNVCCYSNVPPTRTMPGPDQSPLHGPILQSSHPSHKSSNRTVFPSHHKLASESYVERPEISAHPLPLPPGAVLSPQSSMQPQSTTVQHVIEQPCVSSFAGQWIKGKLIGHGTFGSVYLATNRESGALCAMKEVDIIPDDPKSVECVKQLEQEIKILSQLKHPNIVQYFGSEIIDDRFYIYLEYVHPGSINKYVNEHCGAITESVVRNFTRHILSGLAFLHSKKTIHRDIKGANLLVDASGIVKLADFGLSKHLAGESCNLSLKGSPYWMAPEVMQAAMQNSKNPNLALAIDIWSLGCTVIEMLNGKPPWCEFSGPQAMFKVLNRSPLIPETLSSEGKDFLQRCFRRNPAERPTASMLLEHPFVQNSHDRNVSVCLQAFSTVDLMDKQHTVGDDTEIKEVMSIGTRIMSRNLPFIGATCQHYGSCKCPKAFYHPPFVPQALPALSKTEFTHSSHSCSPSNIFNNVSLGTVNSHSLVHTRTHGREVSHL, encoded by the exons atgctttcttttttcaaacattcttcttcttcttcttcttcatcaaaatcatcaacatcttcttcttcttctttgaaatCTTCATCTCCCTCTGTTTCTGCTCCAACGCCCGGTGATGGTGCTTTCCCCAAGAGGCTGGGACAAATACAATCGTTTACCCAGAGGCGGCTCACTCGACAGAGGAAGCTCCGACATGCCAGTGACCGAGACCTCGGCTTGCAGTTGAGTGAAGGGTCGTATTTATCGCTGCCTGGTTCGCCCAAGAAATCGCATTCATGGGGTGAACCGGAGCACTGGTCATGCTCAGCGGTGCCGCAAAGGTTGCCGCTTCCTGAATTGTCTTCAAGTTGGAGACCAGAGTCAACGGCATTGAATTCAGGGCATGCTCGTCTCGGATCACCGAAAGAAGGGTCGGGCTTTTCCTTGGGGAG GAGCTGCCAGATAAGTGCTTTTTCAAGTCCTGTTGTTAGCCCTCAAAGACAAAACGCTCGGGAGCTTTTTCCTCCTTCTGTCAACCCAAGTTCACTCAAGTATTCAAACAATTATTGTCGGGGATTCTTTCAAGATTTAAATGATGAATGTGTCAATGGAGACTTCAGGCTGAAAGTTCCTGTTAGGAGCGCTCCCACTAGTGTTTTTTCAAGTCCTGTTGGAAGCCCACGAAGATTGAGTTCTAGGGAtctctttccttcttctctggcttttcaagaatatcagcataACAATGTTTGTTGTTATTCAAATGTGCCACCAACGAGAACCATGCCTGGTCCTGATCAGTCTCCTCTACATGGCCCAATACTCCAAAGTTCCCATCCCTCCCACAAAAGTTCAAACAGAACTGTGTTTCCTTCACACCATAAACTTGCGTCAGAGAGTTATGTGGAAAGGCCTGAGATCAGTGCCCACCCTTTGCCACTTCCTCCAGGAGCAGTACTATCACCACAATCGTCTATGCAACCACAATCAACTACCGTACAGCatgtgatcgaacaaccatgtGTATCATCTTTTGCAGGTCAATGGATAAAAGGAAAACTCATTGGGCATGGTACATTTGGAAGCGTATACCTTGCAACCAATAG AGAGTCTGGAGCTTTATGCGCAATGAAGGAAGTTGATATCATTCCTGATGATCCTAAATCTGTTGAATGTGTAAAGCAGTTGGAGCAG GAAATAAAAATCCTCAGTCAACTAAAGCATCCAAACATTGTGCAGTATTTTGGCAGTGAGATA ATTGATGATCGCTTTTACATATACTTGGAGTATGTTCATCCtggatcaataaataaatatgtaaatgaACATTGTGGAGCTATTACTGAATCTGTGGTTCGCAATTTCACTCGACATATTCTCTCTGGGTTGGCTTTCTTGCATAGCAAAAAGACAATCCATAG GGATATCAAAGGTGCAAATTTGCTTGTTGATGCATCCGGCATCGTTAAACTTGCAGATTTTGGGCTATCTAAACAT CTTGCAGGAGAATCATGTAATCTTTCTTTGAAGGGTAGTCCATACTGGATGGCTCCAGAG GTCATGCAAGCTGCAatgcaaaatagtaaaaatccTAACCTTGCTTTGGCTATTGACATATGGAGTTTGGGTTGCACCGTCATTGAAATGCTGAACGGAAAACCCCCTTGGTGTGAGTTTTCAGGG CCTCAAGCTATGttcaaagttttgaatagaTCCCCACTCATTCCGGAAACATTATCCTCAGAGGGAAAGGATTTCCTCCAACGGTGTTTTCGAAGAAATCCTGCAGAGCGGCCAACAGCTAGTATGCTACTGGAGCATCCTTTTGTACAAAATTCACATGATCGGAATGTTTCAGTCTGTTTGCAGGCATTTTCTACTGTTGATCTTATG GATAAGCAGCATACCGTCGGAGATGACACGGAGATTAAAGAAGTGATGTCAATTGGCACACGAATCATGAGCAGGAATCTGCCCTTTATTGG TGCAACCTGCCAACATTATGGTTCTTGTAAGTGCCCTAAGGCTTTCTATCATCCTCCATTCGTGCCTCAAGCTTTACCCGCCCTATCTAAGACAGAGTTTACTCATAGTTCACATAGTTGCAGCCCTTCAAATATTTTCAACAATGTGTCCCTTGGCACTGTCAACAGCCATTCACTTGTACATACAAGGACTCATGGAAGGGAAGTTTCACACCTCTGA